One part of the Candidatus Mancarchaeum acidiphilum genome encodes these proteins:
- a CDS encoding ATP-binding protein has translation MAIENNLPDDEGNADDSDMLETDNLAKNTNDNNEKAVNPEAKDHWKKGNGFFEDDEFEKAISEYNQAISIDPKYADAYFNKALTERIQKKYNEAREDLEKVILLQPSSYDAPLLIGDILESQKDYPEARMWYERSLAKNPDYSEAKDRIKNIDKLIHSEASSKIGSSSGLGNSYPNQSSSSTENLDDIGSELDRLSKGGNLWPGAGDNSTEDDNKEEIEEGQIKKVPFYKSNMTFKDVVGEEKLKRFLNDNVVLAIKNPELFKHYGKKLGVGLLLYGPPGVGKTYTVNAVAGEAGANVIIARTNQIVDMYTGNTEKNLHAIFEQARKNTPCIIFFDELDALGVKRGGGDSGGEGSALRLAVNQFLVEMNGVEKNPEGIYVIGATNQPWDIDPALKRSGRFGDALYIPPPNYKERKHLFEFYTSNKPHKKLHLGRLSRATIGYSPADIEKICDKAIMIPLLKEYNTRVKTKLSTGDLVKVIKGKVDENVGSSLDEWYLMVKKEVISKTETQIVDGKKQTIVKEGKLDAQEKILYKSMVKDIKKNTSSFHKFEKQMTRGFAVHFF, from the coding sequence ATGGCTATTGAAAATAACTTGCCTGACGATGAAGGCAATGCTGATGATTCGGATATGTTAGAAACAGATAACCTAGCCAAAAACACAAATGATAATAATGAAAAGGCAGTAAATCCAGAGGCAAAAGATCACTGGAAAAAAGGCAACGGATTTTTTGAGGATGATGAATTTGAAAAGGCAATAAGTGAATACAACCAGGCTATTTCAATAGACCCAAAATATGCTGATGCCTATTTCAATAAAGCCCTTACAGAGAGGATTCAAAAGAAGTATAATGAAGCCAGGGAGGATTTGGAAAAAGTTATATTGCTGCAACCATCCAGTTATGATGCACCTTTGCTTATAGGAGACATTTTAGAATCCCAGAAGGATTACCCTGAAGCTAGGATGTGGTATGAAAGATCATTAGCTAAAAATCCGGATTATTCTGAAGCAAAGGATAGAATAAAGAATATTGATAAACTTATACATAGTGAAGCGTCATCAAAAATTGGATCTTCTTCAGGATTGGGCAACTCTTATCCTAATCAATCTAGCAGCAGCACAGAGAATCTAGATGATATCGGTAGTGAACTAGACAGGTTAAGTAAGGGAGGCAATTTATGGCCAGGAGCTGGGGATAACAGCACAGAGGATGATAATAAAGAGGAGATAGAAGAAGGCCAGATAAAGAAGGTTCCTTTTTATAAATCGAATATGACATTCAAAGACGTTGTAGGAGAGGAAAAGCTAAAGCGTTTTCTGAATGATAATGTGGTACTCGCAATAAAAAATCCTGAATTGTTTAAGCATTATGGCAAAAAGCTTGGGGTGGGCCTTCTTCTTTATGGGCCTCCTGGGGTAGGTAAGACATATACAGTAAATGCGGTGGCAGGAGAGGCTGGAGCTAATGTGATAATAGCTAGGACAAATCAGATAGTTGATATGTATACGGGCAATACAGAAAAGAACTTGCATGCTATATTTGAACAAGCTAGAAAGAATACACCCTGTATAATATTTTTTGATGAACTTGATGCTTTAGGTGTTAAAAGAGGGGGCGGAGATAGTGGAGGTGAAGGATCCGCATTGAGACTGGCAGTAAATCAATTTTTGGTCGAAATGAACGGTGTAGAAAAAAACCCTGAAGGCATATATGTAATTGGTGCTACAAACCAGCCCTGGGATATAGATCCAGCATTAAAGAGATCGGGTAGATTTGGTGATGCGCTTTACATACCACCTCCAAATTATAAAGAGAGAAAGCATTTGTTTGAATTTTATACTTCTAATAAACCTCATAAAAAGCTTCATTTGGGCAGGCTTTCTAGAGCCACAATAGGATACTCTCCTGCAGATATAGAGAAGATATGCGATAAAGCAATAATGATTCCACTGCTTAAAGAATATAACACCCGAGTAAAGACCAAGCTGTCGACAGGGGATTTGGTTAAAGTCATAAAAGGTAAGGTAGATGAAAATGTTGGCAGCTCTCTAGACGAATGGTACCTTATGGTAAAGAAGGAAGTAATAAGCAAAACAGAAACCCAGATAGTAGATGGCAAAAAGCAAACTATAGTAAAGGAAGGAAAACTTGACGCACAGGAAAAGATACTTTACAAGAGTATGGTAAAGGATATAAAAAAGAATACCAGTTCATTCCATAAATTCGAAAAACAGATGACTAGGGGGTTTGCAGTACATTTCTTCTGA
- a CDS encoding Flp family type IVb pilin, whose protein sequence is MKIQTTIEFIIILAAISSLIVVALSVYNGISSDAKETFNAVLSSAVNQSNSALYNNQSQTFEISYYLNSTLPYNMSSLGYIEILSQAPIKILNVSYTTNDGYIDLDKGLKNTTVNGFSIDEFYYIPNRTGLSKIQFNFKIKYKNNTVHKNISINTSVYNILKYSKSEYTVSININNSSVTYPIENKNKIYKFNIKTHCSAMNNGVELPINEQCGNASYDLFIFSNYCFYDQNAESRVICIYKDYNNLSLLSLSNNESKLSYNGKFKFNAPNISIYSNFSSSNYRSLNFDSSGYPSGYYGKLELAGAHASSDNYSNQLLYRNGSLWRINSSSAEDFYVQKAELNSLLAFYNGTGVDGKQWEYISENINAYNESIPKSSQPFEQDNCGLSYHLNYKCKNIPIKFSNITAEIKNYNIENETVIYGNYTINLR, encoded by the coding sequence ATGAAAATACAGACAACTATTGAATTTATCATAATATTGGCAGCAATATCATCATTAATTGTGGTTGCCCTTTCAGTATATAACGGAATCTCAAGCGATGCAAAAGAAACTTTCAATGCTGTATTAAGCTCTGCAGTAAATCAAAGTAATAGTGCACTTTATAACAACCAAAGTCAGACATTTGAAATATCCTATTACCTAAATAGTACCCTGCCATATAATATGTCCAGTTTAGGGTATATTGAAATATTATCCCAAGCCCCAATCAAAATTTTAAACGTGAGCTATACTACCAATGACGGATATATAGACCTGGATAAAGGTTTGAAAAATACAACTGTAAATGGATTTTCAATAGACGAGTTTTACTATATACCAAATAGAACAGGTTTATCAAAGATACAATTTAACTTCAAAATCAAGTATAAAAATAATACTGTTCATAAGAACATTTCTATTAACACCAGTGTTTACAACATATTGAAGTACTCTAAATCTGAATATACGGTTTCAATAAATATAAATAATTCATCAGTAACTTATCCAATCGAAAACAAAAACAAAATATATAAATTCAATATAAAAACTCATTGCAGTGCAATGAATAACGGTGTTGAACTTCCAATAAATGAACAATGTGGGAATGCCAGTTACGACCTATTCATATTTTCCAATTACTGCTTTTATGATCAGAATGCAGAATCAAGAGTTATATGCATTTATAAGGATTATAATAATCTGTCTTTGCTTAGCCTAAGCAATAATGAATCAAAACTATCATATAATGGTAAGTTCAAATTCAACGCTCCAAATATAAGTATATACTCAAATTTCTCTAGTTCTAATTATAGAAGCTTAAACTTTGATTCATCCGGGTATCCAAGTGGTTATTACGGCAAATTGGAACTGGCAGGAGCACACGCAAGTAGTGATAACTATAGTAATCAACTATTATATCGCAATGGGAGTTTATGGAGAATAAACTCTTCTTCGGCCGAAGATTTTTATGTTCAGAAGGCAGAACTTAATTCGTTGCTTGCATTTTATAATGGTACTGGAGTAGATGGAAAGCAGTGGGAATATATATCAGAGAATATAAACGCATATAACGAAAGTATCCCAAAGAGTTCACAACCATTTGAGCAGGATAATTGCGGTTTAAGCTACCATCTAAACTACAAATGCAAGAACATACCGATAAAGTTCAGCAATATAACAGCTGAAATAAAAAATTATAACATAGAGAACGAAACCGTAATTTACGGAAATTATACAATTAACTTAAGGTGA
- a CDS encoding helix-turn-helix domain-containing protein gives MNGYTNNMDSTRAYKFRIYPDTKRQNEIDERLILAQQFYNRILEKSIASYQNGKRKVSMAQFNRFVKEVIQDDKRYMKLYSQTRCEIEYRLLKAYQNFFRRIKERNKKAGFPRFRSRDINASINILKRATLGQRESHARGESVRPQMEAVLEELRTDKTHPLQDAVIA, from the coding sequence ATGAATGGTTATACAAACAACATGGATTCCACAAGAGCCTATAAATTCAGGATATATCCAGATACTAAAAGGCAGAATGAGATAGATGAAAGGCTAATCCTTGCACAGCAGTTCTACAACAGGATTCTTGAGAAGTCAATCGCATCCTACCAGAACGGAAAGAGAAAAGTCTCTATGGCACAGTTCAACAGGTTCGTAAAAGAGGTAATCCAAGATGACAAGAGATACATGAAACTATACTCGCAGACGAGATGCGAGATTGAATATAGGCTTCTAAAGGCATACCAGAACTTCTTCAGGAGAATCAAGGAAAGAAACAAGAAGGCAGGATTTCCAAGATTCAGGTCAAGGGATATAAACGCGTCAATAAACATACTCAAAAGAGCTACCCTCGGACAGAGGGAAAGTCACGCTCGGGGAGAGAGTGTAAGGCCTCAAATGGAGGCAGTTCTCGAGGAACTGAGAACCGATAAAACACATCCTTTGCAGGATGCAGTGATTGCATGA
- a CDS encoding molybdopterin-dependent oxidoreductase — protein sequence MDIKTYKLRIYGSVENELSFTWEQLMGLPMSRVKVDIHCVTRWSRLGDIWEGIKLKYLLDMVKPKGNFLMLRSSYVGYSANVPMSYINEDCMVAFKFNNLPLEKEHGGPVRAFIPTLYFWKSTKWLDEIEVMDEDKAGFWEKRGYNMRGDYNKEERYWDGLNFVNKLVFFGNKDKDDE from the coding sequence ATAGATATCAAAACCTATAAACTTAGAATATACGGAAGTGTAGAGAATGAGCTTTCATTTACTTGGGAACAATTGATGGGACTTCCAATGTCAAGGGTTAAGGTAGATATACATTGTGTAACAAGGTGGTCCAGGCTAGGCGATATTTGGGAAGGTATAAAGCTAAAGTACCTACTAGATATGGTTAAGCCCAAGGGCAATTTCCTAATGTTAAGAAGTTCATATGTAGGATATTCTGCAAATGTGCCAATGAGCTATATAAATGAAGACTGCATGGTAGCATTCAAGTTCAATAACCTCCCACTTGAAAAAGAGCATGGTGGGCCAGTTAGGGCTTTTATACCAACTCTTTATTTTTGGAAGAGCACTAAATGGTTAGATGAAATAGAGGTTATGGATGAGGACAAAGCCGGATTTTGGGAAAAGCGTGGCTATAATATGAGAGGCGATTATAACAAAGAGGAGCGTTATTGGGATGGCTTAAATTTTGTGAATAAATTAGTATTCTTTGGAAATAAAGATAAAGACGATGAATAA
- a CDS encoding M48 family metallopeptidase codes for MDEINTSENFVYVNGKKYVLDIKFLNRKTATGFIEDDKICLKLPLRLNAKDKIKYISILKRRLIKRIIDGQIYRELRFKDGDLIHITDRSFLIHSSIDQFIKRPMTKLTGNLLYVVIPASEATKANYILNDRVIKFLIKLVLPYVIQRVNHINNEFFGFKVSRIKVYRPKKVVLGSCNYGNKTLSFNLRIFLCPENIIDSVIVHELCHLKVPNHSQQFWKLLYSVMPDYDEYRKWINKNLYSATLPNRWYE; via the coding sequence TTGGATGAAATAAATACCTCAGAGAATTTTGTTTATGTAAATGGCAAAAAATACGTATTAGATATAAAATTCTTAAACCGCAAAACTGCTACTGGATTCATAGAGGACGATAAGATTTGTCTCAAACTCCCCTTACGTCTTAATGCTAAGGATAAAATTAAATATATAAGCATATTGAAACGTAGGCTTATAAAAAGGATAATTGACGGTCAGATATATAGGGAATTACGATTTAAAGATGGTGACTTAATACATATTACAGATAGGAGCTTTTTAATACATAGTTCAATAGACCAATTTATAAAGAGACCAATGACAAAGTTAACTGGAAATTTGCTTTATGTAGTTATTCCTGCATCTGAAGCTACTAAAGCCAATTATATACTAAATGACAGGGTGATTAAATTTCTAATAAAACTTGTATTGCCATATGTTATCCAAAGGGTAAATCACATAAATAATGAGTTTTTTGGGTTTAAAGTATCTAGGATAAAGGTATACCGTCCAAAAAAAGTTGTTTTGGGTAGTTGTAATTATGGCAATAAAACCTTGTCATTTAACCTTAGGATATTCTTATGCCCTGAGAATATTATAGACTCTGTAATAGTACATGAATTATGCCATCTTAAAGTGCCTAACCATTCTCAACAATTTTGGAAACTTCTTTATTCGGTAATGCCAGATTATGATGAATACAGGAAATGGATTAATAAAAATCTTTACTCTGCGACTCTCCCTAATAGATGGTATGAATAA
- a CDS encoding class III signal peptide-containing protein, whose amino-acid sequence MKQYLNKIRKRFEMAGSKKGQGSIEYLLMLSAVSIIIVIALAMIVQLKGDAIGIFYNSSTNQSLANEIGREIANISSKR is encoded by the coding sequence ATGAAACAATACCTAAATAAAATAAGAAAGAGATTTGAAATGGCCGGATCAAAGAAGGGACAGGGGTCTATAGAGTACCTGTTAATGCTGTCAGCGGTTAGCATAATAATAGTTATAGCGCTAGCAATGATAGTTCAACTTAAAGGTGATGCTATAGGAATTTTCTATAATTCATCGACCAACCAAAGCTTGGCTAATGAAATAGGCAGGGAGATAGCAAATATAAGTTCAAAGAGGTAA
- a CDS encoding carbonic anhydrase: protein MNKLVISCMDRRLNDLIEEQYSDCFIIRNAGANVYPVAKEIKDLIKNKDIREIILLAHTDCGAMNKVFGIIKRGKSADPDLEESLISQYRKLDFDSIDELEKDNLNLQVDKLKSEFPETKIDGRLIRIEDIKVPKDDKIHELILANPSKPGYSGLLDQLSLNHFSAYILQSDTNNIMPDLKLAVADLGVKFIHLISIEKENPRDRKVDQQRLNLIFGKDGVKISIYSYPLKA, encoded by the coding sequence ATGAACAAACTTGTAATAAGCTGCATGGATAGAAGATTAAATGACCTCATAGAGGAGCAATATTCAGACTGTTTTATTATAAGAAATGCGGGTGCGAATGTATACCCAGTGGCAAAAGAGATTAAGGATTTGATAAAGAATAAGGATATACGTGAGATTATTCTGCTGGCACATACAGATTGCGGGGCAATGAATAAAGTATTTGGTATTATAAAGAGGGGAAAATCAGCGGATCCGGATTTGGAAGAAAGTTTGATATCACAATACCGAAAATTAGATTTTGATAGTATAGATGAATTGGAAAAAGATAATCTTAATTTACAAGTTGATAAACTTAAAAGTGAGTTCCCCGAAACTAAAATTGATGGAAGACTTATCAGAATCGAAGATATAAAGGTACCAAAAGACGATAAAATACATGAATTAATATTAGCTAATCCCTCAAAGCCTGGATACTCGGGATTGCTTGACCAACTTTCTTTAAACCATTTTTCTGCTTATATATTGCAATCAGATACAAATAACATAATGCCGGACTTAAAATTAGCAGTGGCAGATCTTGGTGTAAAATTTATCCATTTGATATCTATAGAAAAAGAAAATCCGAGGGACCGCAAAGTTGACCAACAAAGATTAAATTTGATATTTGGTAAGGACGGGGTTAAAATATCTATATACAGTTATCCATTAAAAGCGTAA
- a CDS encoding thermopsin family protease yields the protein MNIGEYTYEELNISNESTIVISYNTSSSAALLLVNASNYASYANNERTEEIYSSKVENSGVKELNVSPGSYYVILKAEYKPINYSFYIFVSPPSKLKSVNFSNEYTDNFSLSNYTNFSIDLISNKEIDMILPNYYNYIIQPYEEFQITAYLNRGPQKIIFKTNSSSRLFFYINSTNEIINPVSLINKSSPNPMGIASYGTYLKQGKLQTFKIKTNEIIGTANITSIYAYSSDPPENTSPYGASIQLNAMMNVISDNKTYQYWLQDVMSLNTSSLEYQIYSNMWNDTKLGANLSKSQLIGDGYIGTTYIKYNNSKIKTSFYGSYDSNNLNNKLSYPIYFSPVITVNNTSIGPRVNFGYYTQNGYRFFNNVTIKILNSTSYIEVTPYYEAGNGNSFDVGLVFGGESNDESSKFYNMNSTEDLYYVSNDSLIAFPYLYTFGINTGESASDLSTSVINNKIITEIGSPNYNEIITESQHYNSNKTYALQNESKAFINPTSGYEVDLQNGNPSISQIYEFVYKNSFKLLILILTIIILYTIKFLIFKNHNK from the coding sequence ATGAATATTGGCGAGTATACATATGAAGAACTTAATATTTCAAATGAATCAACAATTGTAATAAGTTATAATACAAGTTCTTCTGCAGCCTTATTACTGGTAAATGCATCAAACTATGCTTCTTATGCCAATAATGAGAGGACTGAAGAAATTTATAGTTCAAAGGTTGAAAATTCTGGAGTAAAGGAATTAAACGTTTCTCCTGGTTCTTACTATGTAATATTAAAGGCAGAATATAAACCTATAAATTATTCATTTTACATTTTTGTTTCTCCACCAAGCAAACTAAAATCAGTCAACTTCTCTAATGAATATACAGATAATTTTAGTCTATCTAATTATACAAATTTCTCAATTGACTTAATATCAAACAAAGAGATAGATATGATTCTACCAAACTATTACAATTACATTATACAGCCATATGAAGAATTTCAAATAACTGCCTACCTAAATAGGGGCCCACAGAAAATAATATTCAAAACAAATTCCTCATCACGATTATTTTTCTATATAAACAGCACAAATGAGATCATAAATCCTGTTTCTTTAATAAACAAATCTTCACCAAATCCTATGGGTATCGCAAGTTATGGGACATATCTAAAGCAAGGTAAACTGCAAACATTCAAAATAAAAACCAATGAAATTATAGGCACTGCTAATATAACATCTATTTATGCATATAGCAGTGATCCACCCGAAAATACATCACCCTATGGTGCCAGTATACAGTTGAATGCAATGATGAATGTAATATCAGACAATAAAACTTACCAATACTGGCTGCAAGATGTAATGTCTCTAAATACAAGTTCATTAGAATACCAGATATACAGTAACATGTGGAATGACACTAAATTAGGCGCAAATTTATCAAAATCACAATTAATTGGGGATGGTTATATTGGAACCACTTATATAAAATACAACAACTCTAAAATTAAGACATCTTTTTATGGATCATATGATTCAAATAATCTCAATAACAAGCTTTCTTACCCTATATACTTTTCACCAGTTATAACTGTTAATAATACATCAATTGGGCCAAGGGTAAATTTTGGTTACTATACGCAAAATGGCTACAGATTCTTCAACAATGTGACAATAAAAATTCTAAATTCTACCTCTTATATAGAGGTAACTCCTTATTACGAAGCAGGAAACGGAAATTCGTTTGACGTTGGTTTAGTTTTTGGTGGAGAAAGTAATGATGAGTCATCTAAATTTTATAATATGAATTCAACAGAAGATCTTTATTATGTTTCAAATGACAGTTTGATTGCATTCCCATACTTATATACCTTTGGTATCAATACAGGGGAATCTGCATCAGACCTAAGCACTTCTGTTATAAATAATAAGATTATTACTGAAATTGGTAGCCCAAATTATAATGAAATAATAACTGAAAGCCAACATTATAATTCAAATAAAACATACGCACTTCAAAATGAATCCAAAGCATTCATAAACCCAACATCAGGCTATGAAGTTGATCTCCAAAATGGAAATCCAAGTATTAGTCAAATTTATGAATTTGTATACAAAAATTCTTTTAAATTACTGATTTTGATTCTAACAATAATAATCTTATATACAATAAAATTTTTGATATTTAAGAACCACAACAAATAA